Proteins from one Mytilus galloprovincialis chromosome 11, xbMytGall1.hap1.1, whole genome shotgun sequence genomic window:
- the LOC143051176 gene encoding uncharacterized protein LOC143051176 yields the protein MNWRCICKDNQRCHNEHGCIDVKPLYTEVDSKHDGFTPLTLTNEQSAPTPVAATTSLTNASLGMVKTEIFIYSLFGVGTFFILCFIIGLCVYKKSHKENINSNSETIQNTGVINRIYEESNNVEQNQLVARERASDNEYVAM from the exons ATGAACTGGCGGTGTATTTGCAAGGATAATCAAcg TTGCCACAATGAGCATGGATGTATAGACGTTAAGCCATTGTACACAGAAGTTGACAGCAAACATG ACGGTTTTACACCACTGACATTGACAAATGAACAAAGTGCTCCAACACCAGTGGCGGCAACAACATCTTTAACGAATGCAAGTTTAG GTATGGTAAAAACAGAAATCTTCATTTATTCGTTGTTTGGAGTCGGTACATTTTTTATTCTCTGTTTTATCATCGGTTTATGTGTATATAAAAAGTCTCACAAGGAAAACATTAACTCAAATTCAGAAACTATCCAAAATACAGGTGTTATAAATCGCATATACGAAGAATCCAATAACGTTGAACAGAACCAACTCGTCGCAAGAGAACGGGCAAGTGATAATGAATACGTAGCAATGTAG